In one Tachysurus vachellii isolate PV-2020 chromosome 24, HZAU_Pvac_v1, whole genome shotgun sequence genomic region, the following are encoded:
- the LOC132839520 gene encoding uncharacterized protein LOC132839520 isoform X3 has product MGRVKKGQKVQRKDLCAMVGGIDALVRTMRSFNISKTDTSYSSRIWSKLSQRLFGQDHKKNRHWLWVMWTTNRNGVRDLVTEQQTNDPQVMNNKATDCKTEEPSVFKTDKNDDERQVTEDEQQDVSLHNIVLVEEAITAVEVVLDQSDGEDEQQNIDQVEEDFTYVEVVLDQSDGEDEQENVSLQSGVQTEHGKRGNTKQCSKRFIITVNRENWQTVVPLHGSTKLRQPWTHVLYNSFKKKNPCCTLSFRSQHIKTPHSRKINSPYLNITAVCTFPSCSAKYYFKRKKEPVGDDPVKIYVLQRGQIAHKKSE; this is encoded by the exons ATGGGTAGAGTTAAAAAAGGACAGAAAGTGCAGAGGAAAGACTTGTGTGCAATGGTTGGTGGCATCGATGCTTTAGTCAGAACAATGAGGAGTTTTAATATTTCAAAGACGGATACAAGTTACTCTTCAAGGATCTGGTCTAAACTCTCTCAGCGCCTGTTTGGTCAAGATCATAAGAAAAACCGTCATTGGCTGTGGGTGATGTGGACCACAAACCGAAACGGAGTAAGGGACTTGGTTActgaacaacaaacaaatgatcCTCAGGTAATGAATAATAAAGCGACTGACTGTAAAACTGAAGAGCCATCAGTGttcaagacagacaaaaatgatgACGAAAGACAGGTTACAGAAGATGAACAACAGGATGTGTCATTGCATAATATAGTTCTAGTGGAGGAAGCCATCACAGCTGTTGAG GTAGTATTAGACCAAAGTGATGGAGAAGATGAACAGCAGAATATAGATCAAGTGGAGGAAGACTTCACATATGTTGAGGTTGTATTAGACCAAAGTGATGGAGAAGATGAACAAGAGAATGTCTCATTACAGAGTGGAGTCCAAACTGAACATGGAAAAAGAGGGAACACAAAACAGTGTTCAAAAAGGTTCATAATTACAGTGAACAGAGAGAACTGGCAAACAGTTGTTCCACTGCATGGTTCTACAAAACTGAGACAACCGTGGACCCATGTGTTGTACAACagtttcaaaaagaaaaatccctgTTGTACCCTTTCCTTCAGGAGCCAGCATATTAAAACTCCTCACAGCCGGAAAATTAATAGTccctatttaaatattacagcagTTTGTACATTCCCTTCCTGCAGTGCAAAATACtactttaaaaggaaaaaggagcCAGTGGGAGACGACCCAGTTAAGATCTATGTGCTACAAAGAGGACAAAttgcacacaaaaaaagtgaATGA
- the LOC132839520 gene encoding uncharacterized protein LOC132839520 isoform X2, whose product MGRVKKGQKVQRKDLCAMVGGIDALVRTMRSFNISKTDTSYSSRIWSKLSQRLFGQDHKKNRHWLWVMWTTNRNGVRDLVTEQQTNDPQVMNNKATDCKTEEPSVFKTDKNDDERQVTEDEQQDVSLHNIVLVEEAITAVEVVLDQSDGEDEQQNIDQVEEAFTDVEVVLDQSDGEDEQQNIDQVEEDFTYVEVVLDQSDGEDEQENVSLQSGVQTEHGKRGNTKQCSKRFIITVNRENWQTVVPLHGSTKLRQPWTHVLYNSFKKKNPCCTLSFRSQHIKTPHSRKINSPYLNITAVCTFPSCSAKYYFKRKKEPVGDDPVKIYVLQRGQIAHKKSE is encoded by the exons ATGGGTAGAGTTAAAAAAGGACAGAAAGTGCAGAGGAAAGACTTGTGTGCAATGGTTGGTGGCATCGATGCTTTAGTCAGAACAATGAGGAGTTTTAATATTTCAAAGACGGATACAAGTTACTCTTCAAGGATCTGGTCTAAACTCTCTCAGCGCCTGTTTGGTCAAGATCATAAGAAAAACCGTCATTGGCTGTGGGTGATGTGGACCACAAACCGAAACGGAGTAAGGGACTTGGTTActgaacaacaaacaaatgatcCTCAGGTAATGAATAATAAAGCGACTGACTGTAAAACTGAAGAGCCATCAGTGttcaagacagacaaaaatgatgACGAAAGACAGGTTACAGAAGATGAACAACAGGATGTGTCATTGCATAATATAGTTCTAGTGGAGGAAGCCATCACAGCTGTTGAG GTAGTATTAGACCAAAGTGATGGAGAAGATGAACAGCAGAATATAGATCAAGTGGAGGAAGCCTTCACAGATGTTGAGGTAGTATTAGACCAAAGTGATGGAGAAGATGAACAGCAGAATATAGATCAAGTGGAGGAAGACTTCACATATGTTGAGGTTGTATTAGACCAAAGTGATGGAGAAGATGAACAAGAGAATGTCTCATTACAGAGTGGAGTCCAAACTGAACATGGAAAAAGAGGGAACACAAAACAGTGTTCAAAAAGGTTCATAATTACAGTGAACAGAGAGAACTGGCAAACAGTTGTTCCACTGCATGGTTCTACAAAACTGAGACAACCGTGGACCCATGTGTTGTACAACagtttcaaaaagaaaaatccctgTTGTACCCTTTCCTTCAGGAGCCAGCATATTAAAACTCCTCACAGCCGGAAAATTAATAGTccctatttaaatattacagcagTTTGTACATTCCCTTCCTGCAGTGCAAAATACtactttaaaaggaaaaaggagcCAGTGGGAGACGACCCAGTTAAGATCTATGTGCTACAAAGAGGACAAAttgcacacaaaaaaagtgaATGA
- the LOC132839520 gene encoding uncharacterized protein LOC132839520 isoform X1: MGRVKKGQKVQRKDLCAMVGGIDALVRTMRSFNISKTDTSYSSRIWSKLSQRLFGQDHKKNRHWLWVMWTTNRNGVRDLVTEQQTNDPQVMNNKATDCKTEEPSVFKTDKNDDERQVTEDEQQDVSLHNIVLVEEAITAVEVVSDQSDGEDVQQNVSLQDIVQVEEDITDVEVVLDQSDGEDEQQNIDQVEEAFTDVEVVLDQSDGEDEQQNIDQVEEDFTYVEVVLDQSDGEDEQENVSLQSGVQTEHGKRGNTKQCSKRFIITVNRENWQTVVPLHGSTKLRQPWTHVLYNSFKKKNPCCTLSFRSQHIKTPHSRKINSPYLNITAVCTFPSCSAKYYFKRKKEPVGDDPVKIYVLQRGQIAHKKSE; encoded by the coding sequence ATGGGTAGAGTTAAAAAAGGACAGAAAGTGCAGAGGAAAGACTTGTGTGCAATGGTTGGTGGCATCGATGCTTTAGTCAGAACAATGAGGAGTTTTAATATTTCAAAGACGGATACAAGTTACTCTTCAAGGATCTGGTCTAAACTCTCTCAGCGCCTGTTTGGTCAAGATCATAAGAAAAACCGTCATTGGCTGTGGGTGATGTGGACCACAAACCGAAACGGAGTAAGGGACTTGGTTActgaacaacaaacaaatgatcCTCAGGTAATGAATAATAAAGCGACTGACTGTAAAACTGAAGAGCCATCAGTGttcaagacagacaaaaatgatgACGAAAGACAGGTTACAGAAGATGAACAACAGGATGTGTCATTGCATAATATAGTTCTAGTGGAGGAAGCCATCACAGCTGTTGAGGTAGTATCAGACCAAAGTGATGGAGAAGATGTGCAACAGAATGTGTCATTGCAGGATATAGTTCAAGTGGAGGAAGACATCACAGATGTTGAGGTAGTATTAGACCAAAGTGATGGAGAAGATGAACAGCAGAATATAGATCAAGTGGAGGAAGCCTTCACAGATGTTGAGGTAGTATTAGACCAAAGTGATGGAGAAGATGAACAGCAGAATATAGATCAAGTGGAGGAAGACTTCACATATGTTGAGGTTGTATTAGACCAAAGTGATGGAGAAGATGAACAAGAGAATGTCTCATTACAGAGTGGAGTCCAAACTGAACATGGAAAAAGAGGGAACACAAAACAGTGTTCAAAAAGGTTCATAATTACAGTGAACAGAGAGAACTGGCAAACAGTTGTTCCACTGCATGGTTCTACAAAACTGAGACAACCGTGGACCCATGTGTTGTACAACagtttcaaaaagaaaaatccctgTTGTACCCTTTCCTTCAGGAGCCAGCATATTAAAACTCCTCACAGCCGGAAAATTAATAGTccctatttaaatattacagcagTTTGTACATTCCCTTCCTGCAGTGCAAAATACtactttaaaaggaaaaaggagcCAGTGGGAGACGACCCAGTTAAGATCTATGTGCTACAAAGAGGACAAAttgcacacaaaaaaagtgaATGA